The Sorex araneus isolate mSorAra2 chromosome 5, mSorAra2.pri, whole genome shotgun sequence genome has a segment encoding these proteins:
- the PGD gene encoding 6-phosphogluconate dehydrogenase, decarboxylating, with product MAQADIALIGLAVMGQNLILNMNDHGFVVCAFNRTVSKVDDFLANEAKGTKVVGAHSLEEMVSKLKKPRRIILLVKAGQAVDDFIDKLVPLLDSGDIIIDGGNSEYKDTTRRCRDLSARGILFVGSGVSGGEEGARYGPSLMPGGNKAAWPHIKTIFQEIAAKVGSGEPCCDWVGDEGAGHFVKMVHNGIEYGDMQLICEAYHLMRDALGLGQDEMAQAFEEWNKTELDSFLIEITANILKFQDTDGKPLLPKIRDSAGQKGTGKWTAISALDYGVPVTLIGEAVFARCLSSLKDERVEASKKLKGPQKTSFSGDKKAFLEDIRKALYASKIISYAQGFMLLRQAATEFGWTLNYGGIALMWRGGCIIRSVFLGKIKEAFERNPALQNLLLDDFFKAAVEQCQDSWRRVVSTGVQMGIPMPCFSTALSFYDGYRHALLPANLIQAQRDYFGAHTYELLSRPGQFVHTNWTGHGGSVSSSSYNV from the exons GTCTGCGCCTTTAACCGGACGGTCTCCAAGGTGGACGATTTCTTGGCCAATGAGGCCAAGGGGACGAAGGTGGTGGGCGCCCACTCCCTGGAGGAGATGGTGTCCAAGCTGAAGAAGCCCCGGAGAATCATCCTGCTCGTGAAGGCTGGCCAGGCCGTGGACGATTTCATCGACAAGTTG GTACCACTGCTGGACTCTGGCGACATCATCATCGATGGAGGAAACTCTGAGTACAAGGACACCACA AGGCGGTGCCGGGACCTGAGTGCCCGGGGCATCCTGTTCGTGGGCAGCGGTGTGAGCGGCGGCGAGGAGGGCGCCCGCTACGGCCCGTCGCTCATGCCGGGCGGGAACAAAGCCGCGTG GCCCCACATCAAGACCATCTTCCAGGAGATCGCCGCCAAAGTGGGCTCCGGGGAGCCCTGCTGCGACTGG GTGGGGGACGAGGGTGCGGGGCACTTCGTGAAGATGGTGCACAACGGCATCGAGTACGGCGACATGCAGCTCATCTGCGAGGCCTACCACCTCATGCGGGACGCGCTGGGCCTGGGGCAGGACGAGATGGCCCAG GCCTTTGAGGAGTGGAACAAGACGGAGCTGGACTCCTTCCTCATCGAGATCACCGCCAACATCCTCAAGTTCCAAGACACCGATGGCAAGCCCCTGCTGCCGAAGATTCGGGACAGCGCGGGGCAGAAGGGCACCGGGAAGTGGACGGCCATCTCGGCCCTGGACTATGGCGTCCCCGTCACGCTCATCG GAGAAGCCGTGTTCGCTCGGTGCCTGTCCTCCCTGAAGGACGAGAGGGTCGAGGCCAGCAAGAAGCTGAAGGGCCCCCAGAAGACCAGCTTCAGCGGGGACAAGAAGGCATTCCTGGAGGACATCCGGAAG GCCCTCTACGCCTCCAAGATCATCTCCTACGCGCAAGGCTTCATGCTGTTGCGGCAGGCGGCCACCGAGTTTGGCTGGACCCTCAACTACGGCGGCATCGCCCTCATGTGGAGGGGCGGCTGCATCATCCGGAG CGTGTTCCTCGGGAAGATCAAGGAGGCGTTTGAGCGGAACCCGGCGCTGCAGAACCTGCTCCTGGACGACTTCTTCAAGGCGGCCGTGGAGCAGTGCCAG GACTCGTGGCGGCGGGTGGTGAGCACCGGCGTGCAGATGGGCATCCCCATGCCCTGCTTCTCCACGGCGCTGTCCTTCTACGACGGCTACCGGCACGCCCTGCTGCCCGCCAACCTCATCCAG GCCCAGCGCGACTACTTCGGGGCCCACACCTACGAGCTCCTGTCCCGGCCGGGGCAGTTTGTCCACACCAACTGGACGGGCCACGGGGGCAGCGTGTCGTCCTCCTCCTACAACGTCTGA